From one Pseudopipra pipra isolate bDixPip1 chromosome 2, bDixPip1.hap1, whole genome shotgun sequence genomic stretch:
- the RELT gene encoding tumor necrosis factor receptor superfamily member 19L isoform X2 encodes MMTPPPPPCSPLGRCPLVMKRSGMRWWLVTVLGVLSRLVGAESWNSREHRTPGCPPGEEPSGDPGRTCRACPPGTFSLGDTPCAAHTRCRAGNRILVAAGTAGSDSRCGACLPGFYSPEGERDPRGRCLPCAAAPRSTLGCPGRRRVRSPETPGRALGTNGTRVTPRGEEEEAAAAQAAVLTIVPVFCAMGLLGILVCNLLKKKGYHCTASKEPQPGGTGPSSIYQLEDTNEDTIGVLVRLITEKKENAAALEELLKEHRRQQLMPPSWAPLHKLHLLPQFAPSCHHQQHPHTVQGPAPCARCTQKWPEVLPPPGATKVPKPGEVTILSIGRFRVSRIPELRSEAGAEPLRGPLPGSGMRPPWLKSTDGPPEVAPGPGVASGGQ; translated from the exons ATGatgacaccccccccccccccgtgctCTCCCTTGGGCAGGTGTCCCCTGGTGATGAAGAGGAGCGGGATGCGCTGGTGGCTCGTCACCGTCCTGGGG GTGCTGAGCAGACTCGTGGGGGCCGAGAGCTGGAATTCCCGGGAGCACAGGACACCGGGATGCCCTCCCGGGGAGGAGCCCAGCGGG GATCCAGGGAGGACGTGCCGAGCTTGTCCCCCCGGCACCTTCTCCCTGGGGGACACACCCTGTGCCGCTCACACCCGGTGCCGGGCCGGGAACAGGATCCTGGTGGCCGCGGGGACAGCGGGAAGTGACAGCCGGTGCGGAGCCTGCCTGCCGGG GTTTTACAGCCCCGAAGGGGAGAGGGACCCCCGGGGCCGGTGCCTGCCCTGCGCCGCTGCCCCCCGCAGCACCCTGGGGTGCCCAG GCCGGCGGCGGGTCCGCAGCCCCGAAACGCCGGGACGGGCACTGGGAACCAACGGGACACGGGTGACCCcgaggggagaggaagaggaggcggcggcggcgcagGCGGCCGTGCTGACCATCGTCCCGGTCTTCTGTGCCATGGGATTGCTGGGAATCCTGGTGTGCAACCTGCTGAAGAAGAAGGGGTACCACTGCACCGCCAGCAAGGAGCCCCAGCCCGGCGGCACCG GTCCCAGCTCCATCTACCAGCTGGAGGACACCAACGAGGACACCATCGGGGTGCTGGTGCGGCTCATCACTGAGAAGAAAG AAAACGCGGCGGcgctggaggagctgctgaaggagcATCGCAGGCAGCAGCTGATGCCACCGAGCTGGGCCCCCCTGCATAA gctgcACCTCCTGCCGCAGTTTGCCCCCTCCTgtcaccaccagcagcacccgCACACGGTGCAGGGCCCGGCCCCCTGCGCCCGCTGCACACAGAAGTGGCCGGAGGTGCTGCCACCCCCCGGGGCCACCAAGGTCCCCAAGCCCGGCGAGGTGACCATCCTCTCCATCGGCAG GTTCCGCGTGTCCCGGATCCCGGAGCTCAGGAGCGAGGCGGGGGCTGAGCCCCTCCGGGGGCCCCTCCCCGGCAGCGGGATGAGACCCCCGTGGCTGAAAAGCACCGACGGCCCCCCCGAG GTGGCTCCTGGCCCGGGGGTGGCCTCGGGGGGGCAGTGA
- the RELT gene encoding tumor necrosis factor receptor superfamily member 19L isoform X7, which produces MRAAGFPCGAWIRVWVSPGDEEERDALVARHRPGGAEQTRGGRELEFPGAQDTGMPSRGGAQRGRRRVRSPETPGRALGTNGTRVTPRGEEEEAAAAQAAVLTIVPVFCAMGLLGILVCNLLKKKGYHCTASKEPQPGGTGPSSIYQLEDTNEDTIGVLVRLITEKKENAAALEELLKEHRRQQLMPPSWAPLHKLHLLPQFAPSCHHQQHPHTVQGPAPCARCTQKWPEVLPPPGATKVPKPGEVTILSIGRFRVSRIPELRSEAGAEPLRGPLPGSGMRPPWLKSTDGPPEVAPGPGVASGGQ; this is translated from the exons ATGCGGGCGGCAGGATTTCCATGTGGAGCCTGGATCCGGGTTTGG GTGTCCCCTGGTGATGAAGAGGAGCGGGATGCGCTGGTGGCTCGTCACCGTCCTGGGG GTGCTGAGCAGACTCGTGGGGGCCGAGAGCTGGAATTCCCGGGAGCACAGGACACCGGGATGCCCTCCCGGGGAGGAGCCCAGCGGG GCCGGCGGCGGGTCCGCAGCCCCGAAACGCCGGGACGGGCACTGGGAACCAACGGGACACGGGTGACCCcgaggggagaggaagaggaggcggcggcggcgcagGCGGCCGTGCTGACCATCGTCCCGGTCTTCTGTGCCATGGGATTGCTGGGAATCCTGGTGTGCAACCTGCTGAAGAAGAAGGGGTACCACTGCACCGCCAGCAAGGAGCCCCAGCCCGGCGGCACCG GTCCCAGCTCCATCTACCAGCTGGAGGACACCAACGAGGACACCATCGGGGTGCTGGTGCGGCTCATCACTGAGAAGAAAG AAAACGCGGCGGcgctggaggagctgctgaaggagcATCGCAGGCAGCAGCTGATGCCACCGAGCTGGGCCCCCCTGCATAA gctgcACCTCCTGCCGCAGTTTGCCCCCTCCTgtcaccaccagcagcacccgCACACGGTGCAGGGCCCGGCCCCCTGCGCCCGCTGCACACAGAAGTGGCCGGAGGTGCTGCCACCCCCCGGGGCCACCAAGGTCCCCAAGCCCGGCGAGGTGACCATCCTCTCCATCGGCAG GTTCCGCGTGTCCCGGATCCCGGAGCTCAGGAGCGAGGCGGGGGCTGAGCCCCTCCGGGGGCCCCTCCCCGGCAGCGGGATGAGACCCCCGTGGCTGAAAAGCACCGACGGCCCCCCCGAG GTGGCTCCTGGCCCGGGGGTGGCCTCGGGGGGGCAGTGA
- the RELT gene encoding tumor necrosis factor receptor superfamily member 19L isoform X1 — translation MFNELHLRPLISTNSSGRGCTEAPKDRDDRGSFHAGGRISMWSLDPGLGCWCPLVMKRSGMRWWLVTVLGVLSRLVGAESWNSREHRTPGCPPGEEPSGDPGRTCRACPPGTFSLGDTPCAAHTRCRAGNRILVAAGTAGSDSRCGACLPGFYSPEGERDPRGRCLPCAAAPRSTLGCPGRRRVRSPETPGRALGTNGTRVTPRGEEEEAAAAQAAVLTIVPVFCAMGLLGILVCNLLKKKGYHCTASKEPQPGGTGPSSIYQLEDTNEDTIGVLVRLITEKKENAAALEELLKEHRRQQLMPPSWAPLHKLHLLPQFAPSCHHQQHPHTVQGPAPCARCTQKWPEVLPPPGATKVPKPGEVTILSIGRFRVSRIPELRSEAGAEPLRGPLPGSGMRPPWLKSTDGPPEVAPGPGVASGGQ, via the exons ATGTTTAATGAGCTGCATCTCAGGCCACTAATTAGTACAAACTCGTCAGGCAGAGGCTGTACCGAGGCTCCCAAGGACCGTGACGACCGGGGGAGTTTCCATGCGGGCGGCAGGATTTCCATGTGGAGCCTGGATCCGGGTTTGGGTTGTTG GTGTCCCCTGGTGATGAAGAGGAGCGGGATGCGCTGGTGGCTCGTCACCGTCCTGGGG GTGCTGAGCAGACTCGTGGGGGCCGAGAGCTGGAATTCCCGGGAGCACAGGACACCGGGATGCCCTCCCGGGGAGGAGCCCAGCGGG GATCCAGGGAGGACGTGCCGAGCTTGTCCCCCCGGCACCTTCTCCCTGGGGGACACACCCTGTGCCGCTCACACCCGGTGCCGGGCCGGGAACAGGATCCTGGTGGCCGCGGGGACAGCGGGAAGTGACAGCCGGTGCGGAGCCTGCCTGCCGGG GTTTTACAGCCCCGAAGGGGAGAGGGACCCCCGGGGCCGGTGCCTGCCCTGCGCCGCTGCCCCCCGCAGCACCCTGGGGTGCCCAG GCCGGCGGCGGGTCCGCAGCCCCGAAACGCCGGGACGGGCACTGGGAACCAACGGGACACGGGTGACCCcgaggggagaggaagaggaggcggcggcggcgcagGCGGCCGTGCTGACCATCGTCCCGGTCTTCTGTGCCATGGGATTGCTGGGAATCCTGGTGTGCAACCTGCTGAAGAAGAAGGGGTACCACTGCACCGCCAGCAAGGAGCCCCAGCCCGGCGGCACCG GTCCCAGCTCCATCTACCAGCTGGAGGACACCAACGAGGACACCATCGGGGTGCTGGTGCGGCTCATCACTGAGAAGAAAG AAAACGCGGCGGcgctggaggagctgctgaaggagcATCGCAGGCAGCAGCTGATGCCACCGAGCTGGGCCCCCCTGCATAA gctgcACCTCCTGCCGCAGTTTGCCCCCTCCTgtcaccaccagcagcacccgCACACGGTGCAGGGCCCGGCCCCCTGCGCCCGCTGCACACAGAAGTGGCCGGAGGTGCTGCCACCCCCCGGGGCCACCAAGGTCCCCAAGCCCGGCGAGGTGACCATCCTCTCCATCGGCAG GTTCCGCGTGTCCCGGATCCCGGAGCTCAGGAGCGAGGCGGGGGCTGAGCCCCTCCGGGGGCCCCTCCCCGGCAGCGGGATGAGACCCCCGTGGCTGAAAAGCACCGACGGCCCCCCCGAG GTGGCTCCTGGCCCGGGGGTGGCCTCGGGGGGGCAGTGA
- the RELT gene encoding tumor necrosis factor receptor superfamily member 19L isoform X6, whose product MRAAGFPCGAWIRVWVVSPGDEEERDALVARHRPGGAEQTRGGRELEFPGAQDTGMPSRGGAQRGRRRVRSPETPGRALGTNGTRVTPRGEEEEAAAAQAAVLTIVPVFCAMGLLGILVCNLLKKKGYHCTASKEPQPGGTGPSSIYQLEDTNEDTIGVLVRLITEKKENAAALEELLKEHRRQQLMPPSWAPLHKLHLLPQFAPSCHHQQHPHTVQGPAPCARCTQKWPEVLPPPGATKVPKPGEVTILSIGRFRVSRIPELRSEAGAEPLRGPLPGSGMRPPWLKSTDGPPEVAPGPGVASGGQ is encoded by the exons ATGCGGGCGGCAGGATTTCCATGTGGAGCCTGGATCCGGGTTTGGGTT GTGTCCCCTGGTGATGAAGAGGAGCGGGATGCGCTGGTGGCTCGTCACCGTCCTGGGG GTGCTGAGCAGACTCGTGGGGGCCGAGAGCTGGAATTCCCGGGAGCACAGGACACCGGGATGCCCTCCCGGGGAGGAGCCCAGCGGG GCCGGCGGCGGGTCCGCAGCCCCGAAACGCCGGGACGGGCACTGGGAACCAACGGGACACGGGTGACCCcgaggggagaggaagaggaggcggcggcggcgcagGCGGCCGTGCTGACCATCGTCCCGGTCTTCTGTGCCATGGGATTGCTGGGAATCCTGGTGTGCAACCTGCTGAAGAAGAAGGGGTACCACTGCACCGCCAGCAAGGAGCCCCAGCCCGGCGGCACCG GTCCCAGCTCCATCTACCAGCTGGAGGACACCAACGAGGACACCATCGGGGTGCTGGTGCGGCTCATCACTGAGAAGAAAG AAAACGCGGCGGcgctggaggagctgctgaaggagcATCGCAGGCAGCAGCTGATGCCACCGAGCTGGGCCCCCCTGCATAA gctgcACCTCCTGCCGCAGTTTGCCCCCTCCTgtcaccaccagcagcacccgCACACGGTGCAGGGCCCGGCCCCCTGCGCCCGCTGCACACAGAAGTGGCCGGAGGTGCTGCCACCCCCCGGGGCCACCAAGGTCCCCAAGCCCGGCGAGGTGACCATCCTCTCCATCGGCAG GTTCCGCGTGTCCCGGATCCCGGAGCTCAGGAGCGAGGCGGGGGCTGAGCCCCTCCGGGGGCCCCTCCCCGGCAGCGGGATGAGACCCCCGTGGCTGAAAAGCACCGACGGCCCCCCCGAG GTGGCTCCTGGCCCGGGGGTGGCCTCGGGGGGGCAGTGA
- the RELT gene encoding tumor necrosis factor receptor superfamily member 19L isoform X4 — protein sequence MKRSGMRWWLVTVLGVLSRLVGAESWNSREHRTPGCPPGEEPSGDPGRTCRACPPGTFSLGDTPCAAHTRCRAGNRILVAAGTAGSDSRCGACLPGFYSPEGERDPRGRCLPCAAAPRSTLGCPGRRRVRSPETPGRALGTNGTRVTPRGEEEEAAAAQAAVLTIVPVFCAMGLLGILVCNLLKKKGYHCTASKEPQPGGTGPSSIYQLEDTNEDTIGVLVRLITEKKENAAALEELLKEHRRQQLMPPSWAPLHKLHLLPQFAPSCHHQQHPHTVQGPAPCARCTQKWPEVLPPPGATKVPKPGEVTILSIGRFRVSRIPELRSEAGAEPLRGPLPGSGMRPPWLKSTDGPPEVAPGPGVASGGQ from the exons ATGAAGAGGAGCGGGATGCGCTGGTGGCTCGTCACCGTCCTGGGG GTGCTGAGCAGACTCGTGGGGGCCGAGAGCTGGAATTCCCGGGAGCACAGGACACCGGGATGCCCTCCCGGGGAGGAGCCCAGCGGG GATCCAGGGAGGACGTGCCGAGCTTGTCCCCCCGGCACCTTCTCCCTGGGGGACACACCCTGTGCCGCTCACACCCGGTGCCGGGCCGGGAACAGGATCCTGGTGGCCGCGGGGACAGCGGGAAGTGACAGCCGGTGCGGAGCCTGCCTGCCGGG GTTTTACAGCCCCGAAGGGGAGAGGGACCCCCGGGGCCGGTGCCTGCCCTGCGCCGCTGCCCCCCGCAGCACCCTGGGGTGCCCAG GCCGGCGGCGGGTCCGCAGCCCCGAAACGCCGGGACGGGCACTGGGAACCAACGGGACACGGGTGACCCcgaggggagaggaagaggaggcggcggcggcgcagGCGGCCGTGCTGACCATCGTCCCGGTCTTCTGTGCCATGGGATTGCTGGGAATCCTGGTGTGCAACCTGCTGAAGAAGAAGGGGTACCACTGCACCGCCAGCAAGGAGCCCCAGCCCGGCGGCACCG GTCCCAGCTCCATCTACCAGCTGGAGGACACCAACGAGGACACCATCGGGGTGCTGGTGCGGCTCATCACTGAGAAGAAAG AAAACGCGGCGGcgctggaggagctgctgaaggagcATCGCAGGCAGCAGCTGATGCCACCGAGCTGGGCCCCCCTGCATAA gctgcACCTCCTGCCGCAGTTTGCCCCCTCCTgtcaccaccagcagcacccgCACACGGTGCAGGGCCCGGCCCCCTGCGCCCGCTGCACACAGAAGTGGCCGGAGGTGCTGCCACCCCCCGGGGCCACCAAGGTCCCCAAGCCCGGCGAGGTGACCATCCTCTCCATCGGCAG GTTCCGCGTGTCCCGGATCCCGGAGCTCAGGAGCGAGGCGGGGGCTGAGCCCCTCCGGGGGCCCCTCCCCGGCAGCGGGATGAGACCCCCGTGGCTGAAAAGCACCGACGGCCCCCCCGAG GTGGCTCCTGGCCCGGGGGTGGCCTCGGGGGGGCAGTGA
- the RELT gene encoding tumor necrosis factor receptor superfamily member 19L isoform X3 — translation MWSLDPGLGCWCPLVMKRSGMRWWLVTVLGVLSRLVGAESWNSREHRTPGCPPGEEPSGDPGRTCRACPPGTFSLGDTPCAAHTRCRAGNRILVAAGTAGSDSRCGACLPGFYSPEGERDPRGRCLPCAAAPRSTLGCPGRRRVRSPETPGRALGTNGTRVTPRGEEEEAAAAQAAVLTIVPVFCAMGLLGILVCNLLKKKGYHCTASKEPQPGGTGPSSIYQLEDTNEDTIGVLVRLITEKKENAAALEELLKEHRRQQLMPPSWAPLHKLHLLPQFAPSCHHQQHPHTVQGPAPCARCTQKWPEVLPPPGATKVPKPGEVTILSIGRFRVSRIPELRSEAGAEPLRGPLPGSGMRPPWLKSTDGPPEVAPGPGVASGGQ, via the exons ATGTGGAGCCTGGATCCGGGTTTGGGTTGTTG GTGTCCCCTGGTGATGAAGAGGAGCGGGATGCGCTGGTGGCTCGTCACCGTCCTGGGG GTGCTGAGCAGACTCGTGGGGGCCGAGAGCTGGAATTCCCGGGAGCACAGGACACCGGGATGCCCTCCCGGGGAGGAGCCCAGCGGG GATCCAGGGAGGACGTGCCGAGCTTGTCCCCCCGGCACCTTCTCCCTGGGGGACACACCCTGTGCCGCTCACACCCGGTGCCGGGCCGGGAACAGGATCCTGGTGGCCGCGGGGACAGCGGGAAGTGACAGCCGGTGCGGAGCCTGCCTGCCGGG GTTTTACAGCCCCGAAGGGGAGAGGGACCCCCGGGGCCGGTGCCTGCCCTGCGCCGCTGCCCCCCGCAGCACCCTGGGGTGCCCAG GCCGGCGGCGGGTCCGCAGCCCCGAAACGCCGGGACGGGCACTGGGAACCAACGGGACACGGGTGACCCcgaggggagaggaagaggaggcggcggcggcgcagGCGGCCGTGCTGACCATCGTCCCGGTCTTCTGTGCCATGGGATTGCTGGGAATCCTGGTGTGCAACCTGCTGAAGAAGAAGGGGTACCACTGCACCGCCAGCAAGGAGCCCCAGCCCGGCGGCACCG GTCCCAGCTCCATCTACCAGCTGGAGGACACCAACGAGGACACCATCGGGGTGCTGGTGCGGCTCATCACTGAGAAGAAAG AAAACGCGGCGGcgctggaggagctgctgaaggagcATCGCAGGCAGCAGCTGATGCCACCGAGCTGGGCCCCCCTGCATAA gctgcACCTCCTGCCGCAGTTTGCCCCCTCCTgtcaccaccagcagcacccgCACACGGTGCAGGGCCCGGCCCCCTGCGCCCGCTGCACACAGAAGTGGCCGGAGGTGCTGCCACCCCCCGGGGCCACCAAGGTCCCCAAGCCCGGCGAGGTGACCATCCTCTCCATCGGCAG GTTCCGCGTGTCCCGGATCCCGGAGCTCAGGAGCGAGGCGGGGGCTGAGCCCCTCCGGGGGCCCCTCCCCGGCAGCGGGATGAGACCCCCGTGGCTGAAAAGCACCGACGGCCCCCCCGAG GTGGCTCCTGGCCCGGGGGTGGCCTCGGGGGGGCAGTGA
- the RELT gene encoding tumor necrosis factor receptor superfamily member 19L isoform X5 encodes MRLLQLCVVRRSGGCRFLGCRTPRFAVSPGDEEERDALVARHRPGGAEQTRGGRELEFPGAQDTGMPSRGGAQRGRRRVRSPETPGRALGTNGTRVTPRGEEEEAAAAQAAVLTIVPVFCAMGLLGILVCNLLKKKGYHCTASKEPQPGGTGPSSIYQLEDTNEDTIGVLVRLITEKKENAAALEELLKEHRRQQLMPPSWAPLHKLHLLPQFAPSCHHQQHPHTVQGPAPCARCTQKWPEVLPPPGATKVPKPGEVTILSIGRFRVSRIPELRSEAGAEPLRGPLPGSGMRPPWLKSTDGPPEVAPGPGVASGGQ; translated from the exons ATGCGGCTGCTGCAGCTTTGCGTTGTGCGACGGAGCGGGGGGTGCCGGTTTTTGGGGTGCCGGACCCCCCGATTTGCG GTGTCCCCTGGTGATGAAGAGGAGCGGGATGCGCTGGTGGCTCGTCACCGTCCTGGGG GTGCTGAGCAGACTCGTGGGGGCCGAGAGCTGGAATTCCCGGGAGCACAGGACACCGGGATGCCCTCCCGGGGAGGAGCCCAGCGGG GCCGGCGGCGGGTCCGCAGCCCCGAAACGCCGGGACGGGCACTGGGAACCAACGGGACACGGGTGACCCcgaggggagaggaagaggaggcggcggcggcgcagGCGGCCGTGCTGACCATCGTCCCGGTCTTCTGTGCCATGGGATTGCTGGGAATCCTGGTGTGCAACCTGCTGAAGAAGAAGGGGTACCACTGCACCGCCAGCAAGGAGCCCCAGCCCGGCGGCACCG GTCCCAGCTCCATCTACCAGCTGGAGGACACCAACGAGGACACCATCGGGGTGCTGGTGCGGCTCATCACTGAGAAGAAAG AAAACGCGGCGGcgctggaggagctgctgaaggagcATCGCAGGCAGCAGCTGATGCCACCGAGCTGGGCCCCCCTGCATAA gctgcACCTCCTGCCGCAGTTTGCCCCCTCCTgtcaccaccagcagcacccgCACACGGTGCAGGGCCCGGCCCCCTGCGCCCGCTGCACACAGAAGTGGCCGGAGGTGCTGCCACCCCCCGGGGCCACCAAGGTCCCCAAGCCCGGCGAGGTGACCATCCTCTCCATCGGCAG GTTCCGCGTGTCCCGGATCCCGGAGCTCAGGAGCGAGGCGGGGGCTGAGCCCCTCCGGGGGCCCCTCCCCGGCAGCGGGATGAGACCCCCGTGGCTGAAAAGCACCGACGGCCCCCCCGAG GTGGCTCCTGGCCCGGGGGTGGCCTCGGGGGGGCAGTGA